In Micromonospora sp. WMMA1363, a genomic segment contains:
- a CDS encoding trypsin-like peptidase domain-containing protein gives MTDGWDWRRPGTGPGPAGSPPFGYLPAGSPGGPAGTPSPWWSDALADPWRDPAAPAAVVVPAVPLTGAVPEPVTDPDVPGRPALRHLVLIPLVTALLAGSLGGALGYAFAVRSGGAGPVLGAGPARPPELAQRKPESLAGVAERVLPSVVTVRVAGVGGTSEGSGFIATADGHVITNDHVVAGATGRASVIFHDGSAAPASVVGQDPESDLAVIKVAKGGLPPVEFGDSDTLAVGDPVLAIGSPLSLANTVTAGIVSALDRTLRAGEPGGPTRYYAAIQTDAAVNHGNSGGPLVDGDGRVIGVNATIKSLVAEGQEAGNIGLAFAIPINQAKRITQDIIGTGKARRTVIGAQIGGAGRSAGGGVRLNSVEPSGPAAGAGLRAGDVILKLNGRPMTEPTDLIALIRKYAPGSVVTVEYRRGSSRRNTSVTLAADAK, from the coding sequence GTGACCGACGGCTGGGACTGGCGCCGGCCCGGGACGGGTCCGGGACCGGCGGGCTCGCCGCCGTTCGGGTACCTCCCTGCGGGTTCGCCAGGCGGTCCGGCGGGGACGCCTTCCCCGTGGTGGTCCGATGCGCTCGCCGACCCGTGGCGTGATCCGGCCGCTCCCGCGGCGGTGGTGGTGCCGGCCGTGCCCCTGACCGGCGCCGTGCCGGAGCCGGTCACCGACCCCGACGTCCCCGGCCGGCCAGCCCTGCGGCACCTGGTGCTCATTCCGCTGGTCACGGCCCTGCTCGCTGGCTCGCTGGGCGGCGCGCTCGGGTACGCGTTCGCGGTCCGGAGTGGTGGTGCGGGTCCGGTGCTCGGTGCCGGCCCGGCACGGCCGCCGGAGTTGGCCCAGCGCAAGCCGGAGTCGCTGGCCGGGGTGGCGGAGCGGGTGCTGCCGAGCGTGGTGACGGTCCGGGTGGCAGGCGTCGGCGGGACCAGCGAGGGTTCCGGGTTCATCGCGACCGCCGACGGCCACGTGATCACCAACGACCACGTGGTGGCTGGCGCCACCGGCCGGGCCTCGGTGATCTTCCACGACGGCAGCGCGGCTCCGGCCAGCGTGGTCGGGCAGGACCCGGAGTCCGACCTCGCGGTCATCAAGGTCGCGAAGGGCGGTCTGCCGCCGGTGGAGTTCGGCGACTCCGACACGCTCGCTGTGGGTGACCCGGTGCTCGCCATCGGTTCGCCGCTTTCGTTGGCCAACACGGTCACCGCCGGCATCGTCAGCGCGCTCGACCGGACCTTGCGGGCGGGCGAGCCGGGCGGCCCGACCCGATACTACGCAGCGATCCAGACCGACGCGGCGGTCAACCACGGCAACTCCGGCGGCCCGCTGGTTGACGGAGATGGGCGGGTGATCGGCGTCAACGCCACGATCAAGTCACTCGTCGCGGAGGGACAGGAGGCGGGAAACATCGGCCTCGCCTTCGCTATCCCGATCAATCAGGCCAAACGGATCACCCAGGACATCATCGGCACCGGCAAGGCTCGCCGTACGGTGATCGGTGCCCAGATCGGCGGCGCCGGCCGCAGCGCCGGTGGGGGCGTGCGGCTGAACTCGGTGGAGCCGTCGGGCCCGGCGGCCGGGGCCGGGCTACGGGCCGGTGACGTGATCCTCAAGCTCAACGGTCGCCCGATGACCGAGCCGACCGACCTGATCGCGCTGATTCGCAAG